One Leptospira meyeri genomic region harbors:
- a CDS encoding SH3 domain-containing protein, with protein MKSKTNTMRSFLFLILYFVVALLINCASFSSKKSEYNESIAYVTAKSGLFLREKPGKINAKITLVPFGKEVTILKYTDVEDTIENIRAKWVEVNYKDFRGFMFSGFLSNSPFTYGISDQFRSSNAKADDHYEPLDPNLCKDSKDKVYCFSNHGYQLLKEGYYKKATTAFSSGLNLDPNNHHLLNNRGYAYYLLGEEKKGIHDLEKAIQLNPNEYLPYFKRALVYTNLKKHDLAIQDLKKSIQLNSQSCISYNNLGWVYLLKSEWEKAKIELEKSKDCDPGSPYPYANLAIYHYMSKKDKTKTFEFLKKALELHYDIRILYDNEEDGQFYKEWNQSPEFLKFIDKNK; from the coding sequence ATGAAAAGCAAAACAAACACAATGCGATCGTTTTTGTTTCTTATTCTTTATTTCGTTGTCGCCCTACTGATTAATTGTGCTTCGTTTAGTTCTAAAAAATCAGAATATAACGAAAGTATTGCCTATGTTACTGCTAAATCTGGATTGTTCCTCCGAGAAAAACCAGGGAAGATCAATGCCAAAATCACATTAGTACCTTTTGGAAAGGAAGTTACGATACTGAAGTACACTGATGTAGAAGATACGATCGAAAACATTAGAGCAAAATGGGTGGAAGTTAATTATAAAGATTTTAGAGGCTTTATGTTTAGTGGATTTTTATCCAATTCACCATTCACCTATGGAATTAGCGACCAATTTCGTTCTTCCAATGCAAAAGCTGATGATCATTATGAACCATTAGATCCTAATCTCTGTAAAGACTCAAAAGATAAAGTATATTGTTTTTCCAATCATGGTTATCAATTATTAAAAGAAGGTTATTACAAAAAAGCCACTACAGCTTTTTCATCTGGTTTAAACTTAGATCCAAATAACCATCACTTGCTGAATAATAGAGGTTACGCATACTATCTGCTAGGTGAAGAAAAAAAAGGCATACATGATCTTGAAAAAGCGATCCAACTAAACCCAAACGAATACCTCCCCTATTTCAAAAGAGCACTCGTATACACAAACTTAAAAAAACACGATTTAGCGATACAAGATCTCAAAAAATCCATCCAGCTAAATTCTCAAAGTTGTATTTCCTATAACAATCTTGGTTGGGTGTATTTACTGAAATCAGAATGGGAAAAAGCAAAAATCGAATTAGAAAAATCAAAGGATTGTGATCCAGGGTCTCCCTATCCTTATGCCAACCTTGCCATTTATCATTATATGTCAAAAAAAGATAAAACCAAAACGTTTGAATTCTTAAAAAAGGCATTAGAACTACATTATGATATTCGAATTCTTTATGACAACGAAGAGGACGGTCAATTTTATAAGGAATGGAATCAATCTCCTGAATTCCTGAAGTTTATCGATAAAAATAAATAA
- a CDS encoding MarR family winged helix-turn-helix transcriptional regulator has protein sequence MDEKKEKSDGIEIWRNFLVFHNEIITQIESSLKNAGCISLAWYDILIVLERSKEKSLTMKDLIKETVLTKSGVSKIVDRIEEGKLLSRKKSPLDARSVSIQITDQGSVEVRRAWTIYKLNIEKFFLSQLNASEKNLMASIFSKLRSNL, from the coding sequence ATGGATGAAAAAAAAGAAAAGTCTGACGGTATCGAAATTTGGAGAAACTTTTTGGTTTTTCATAATGAAATCATCACACAAATCGAAAGTTCACTAAAGAATGCAGGTTGCATCTCACTTGCGTGGTATGACATACTGATTGTTCTCGAGAGATCGAAAGAAAAAAGCTTAACCATGAAAGATCTTATAAAGGAGACGGTGCTTACAAAAAGTGGAGTTTCAAAAATAGTAGATAGAATTGAAGAAGGTAAATTGCTTTCCAGAAAAAAATCTCCATTGGATGCGCGATCAGTTTCCATTCAGATTACGGACCAAGGAAGTGTTGAAGTCAGGCGAGCATGGACTATTTATAAACTAAATATCGAAAAATTCTTTTTAAGCCAACTTAACGCTTCGGAAAAGAATTTAATGGCGAGTATTTTTTCAAAGTTACGATCAAACTTATGA
- a CDS encoding ATP-binding protein encodes MVNSLSFFKKIYFSPLLVVFIFFSFCKVATSPLPDINSGSMDLSSWEPNLTVINLKGDWEFCWDELIPPESDESVWNKKCQGYFPVPSFWKFYKINGKNLPIFGKGTYRLKLKLPKREITYGLFWTEIMSAFEIFVNARSVVKVGQTGDSFETMKPDLKPGTAYLGNLSDEVTIVVWVSNFNHENHGFWEPLYFGEWKSIERQHINLVIRDIASSSAIIFIGFYHLIIYLSRFRSKEYLMFGFFCMIMGIRQLNFETHTFYYLFPNLDFDSYIRLLFGVIYMIGVSMVTLYDLLFPKDIPKIITKILKFVFFSFLLTLFLPVSTFTHYALYLFGFAMIAIILYVPLFIRAFFRKRDGAGLMLIAYSISAVTLLNDILFNYGLIHTGYLSHLGVLLFIFIQAVLLSKKITKALQEEEKLVQKLGETLEEKNRTHTELLNLKEYQKYELELQVKLRTEEYETAKQLAETANKAKSQFLATMSHEIRTPMNGILGITELLKMTNVSKDQAQYLKMIQDSGQSLLTILNDILDYSKLEAGKIELLESDFSWKILLELAEGIFKHQAEQKQVRFEVHFDPDFIFLAHGDENRIKQVLFNLISNAVKFTESGEIKILLSSKKEEVGNWIQYIVSIRDTGIGIPEDKIGSLFQRFTQLDSSISRKYGGTGLGLAISKKIMDVMGGELKVKKNFPTGSCFEIELRLLPNQMSRVIRSEDSVDLSKLPSNTNVLIAEDDPTNLFLLSSFLKKLKVRHDVAKDGWEAVTKAQTNEFHLIFMDINMPNLDGIGASEEILKDERIFPKPIIIAVTADAFQDDQDKCIRAGMSSFLPKPFQKREIEQALYEWLIERKTGL; translated from the coding sequence ATGGTAAATTCGCTTTCTTTTTTTAAAAAAATTTATTTTTCACCGCTACTTGTAGTTTTTATATTTTTTTCTTTTTGTAAAGTCGCAACATCTCCCCTCCCCGATATAAATTCCGGATCAATGGATCTTTCCTCATGGGAACCTAATCTAACTGTGATAAATTTGAAAGGAGATTGGGAATTTTGTTGGGATGAATTGATTCCTCCCGAATCGGATGAGTCCGTCTGGAATAAAAAATGCCAGGGTTATTTTCCAGTTCCCTCTTTTTGGAAATTCTACAAAATAAACGGAAAAAACCTACCGATTTTCGGAAAGGGAACCTATAGACTCAAACTCAAACTTCCAAAACGGGAAATAACCTACGGATTATTTTGGACGGAAATCATGTCCGCATTCGAAATTTTCGTTAACGCCCGTTCTGTGGTAAAAGTGGGACAAACAGGCGACAGTTTTGAAACAATGAAACCTGACCTGAAACCAGGCACGGCCTATCTGGGGAATCTTTCCGATGAAGTGACAATCGTCGTTTGGGTATCCAACTTCAATCATGAAAATCACGGATTTTGGGAACCTCTATATTTTGGAGAATGGAAATCAATAGAAAGGCAACACATTAATCTTGTTATACGGGACATTGCGAGTTCTTCTGCAATCATCTTCATCGGCTTTTACCACCTGATAATTTATCTTTCAAGATTCCGTTCCAAAGAATATCTGATGTTCGGTTTTTTCTGTATGATTATGGGAATTCGACAATTGAATTTTGAAACTCATACGTTTTATTATCTATTTCCCAATCTGGATTTTGATTCTTATATCCGGCTGCTGTTCGGAGTGATTTATATGATCGGAGTTTCTATGGTAACACTCTACGATCTATTATTTCCGAAGGACATCCCCAAAATAATTACAAAAATACTCAAATTTGTTTTCTTTAGTTTTTTACTAACTTTGTTTTTGCCGGTTTCCACTTTCACACATTACGCATTGTATCTCTTTGGTTTTGCAATGATTGCAATCATACTGTATGTACCGTTGTTCATCAGAGCTTTTTTTAGAAAAAGAGATGGCGCGGGACTTATGCTCATTGCCTATTCCATCTCTGCGGTTACCCTACTGAACGATATTTTATTCAATTACGGATTGATTCATACAGGTTATCTCTCCCATTTGGGGGTATTATTATTTATCTTCATCCAAGCGGTTCTATTATCAAAAAAAATAACAAAGGCATTGCAGGAGGAAGAAAAATTAGTTCAAAAACTCGGTGAAACTTTGGAAGAAAAAAACAGAACCCATACAGAACTCTTGAATCTAAAAGAATACCAAAAATATGAATTGGAATTGCAGGTAAAACTCCGCACGGAAGAATACGAGACCGCCAAACAACTAGCAGAAACCGCGAACAAGGCAAAGTCTCAATTTTTAGCAACAATGAGTCACGAAATCAGAACTCCCATGAACGGAATTTTGGGAATCACGGAACTTTTAAAAATGACAAATGTTTCAAAGGATCAAGCACAATATCTAAAGATGATTCAGGACAGCGGACAATCTCTTTTGACCATATTGAACGACATTTTGGATTATTCCAAACTGGAAGCGGGGAAAATAGAATTATTAGAATCCGATTTTTCCTGGAAAATTCTACTCGAACTTGCGGAAGGGATTTTTAAGCACCAAGCGGAACAGAAACAAGTTCGATTTGAAGTCCACTTTGATCCTGATTTTATATTTTTAGCTCATGGCGACGAAAACAGAATCAAACAAGTGTTATTTAATCTAATCTCCAATGCGGTCAAATTTACAGAATCTGGAGAAATCAAAATCCTTCTCTCTTCTAAAAAGGAAGAAGTAGGAAACTGGATTCAATACATAGTTTCGATAAGGGATACGGGGATAGGAATCCCGGAAGACAAAATAGGCTCTTTGTTTCAACGATTCACACAGTTGGATTCAAGCATATCCCGTAAATACGGTGGAACTGGACTCGGTCTTGCCATCTCTAAAAAAATAATGGATGTGATGGGCGGAGAATTGAAAGTAAAAAAGAATTTTCCCACCGGTTCTTGTTTTGAAATTGAACTCAGACTTCTTCCCAACCAAATGTCCAGAGTCATACGATCCGAAGATTCGGTGGATCTTTCTAAATTACCATCTAACACAAATGTGCTGATTGCGGAAGATGATCCTACCAACCTGTTTCTACTTTCCAGTTTTTTGAAAAAATTAAAAGTTCGTCATGATGTGGCGAAAGACGGCTGGGAAGCAGTAACAAAGGCCCAAACAAACGAATTCCATCTGATTTTTATGGACATCAATATGCCCAATCTGGATGGTATCGGGGCCTCCGAAGAGATTTTGAAAGACGAAAGGATTTTTCCCAAACCAATCATCATTGCAGTTACTGCTGACGCCTTCCAGGATGATCAAGACAAATGCATTCGTGCCGGAATGTCTTCGTTTTTGCCGAAACCGTTCCAAAAAAGAGAAATAGAACAAGCATTATATGAATGGCTGATTGAAAGAAAAACAGGCCTTTAA
- a CDS encoding TMEM175 family protein — translation MATKKKVSKTTSKNTNPAPVLTESGRMVAYSDAIFSIALTLMALEIKIPHPEEIGGSSLLFALLERWPSFLSFFISFMIITVVWTNHHTIFRHVKYVDHNLMILNNLLLLNVIFIPFCSEMLGEYMLQNDTNAKFAVFLYGAWIAIGGIPFNLVWRYGVKKKELLNPESNPIEIQKITSHFIKGPYIYAFVTILSFLNIWLSIIGFGILILFFLVPTAWLLRKK, via the coding sequence ATGGCAACAAAGAAAAAGGTTTCGAAAACTACTTCAAAAAATACAAATCCGGCTCCCGTTCTCACTGAATCAGGAAGGATGGTGGCTTATAGCGACGCTATTTTTTCTATTGCTCTCACTCTCATGGCTTTAGAAATCAAAATCCCCCATCCCGAAGAAATTGGGGGAAGCAGTTTACTTTTTGCTCTTTTAGAAAGATGGCCAAGTTTTTTAAGTTTTTTTATTAGCTTTATGATCATCACTGTGGTCTGGACAAATCACCATACCATCTTCCGACATGTAAAATACGTAGATCATAACCTAATGATCTTAAATAACCTGCTTTTGTTAAACGTAATTTTTATTCCATTCTGCTCTGAAATGCTCGGAGAATACATGTTACAAAACGATACAAATGCTAAATTTGCAGTCTTTCTTTATGGAGCTTGGATTGCCATCGGAGGGATCCCGTTCAACCTCGTCTGGAGGTATGGAGTCAAAAAGAAAGAACTACTCAATCCAGAATCCAACCCAATCGAAATCCAAAAAATCACTTCACATTTTATCAAAGGCCCTTATATTTACGCCTTCGTTACCATATTATCTTTTCTGAATATATGGCTTAGCATCATTGGATTCGGAATTCTCATTTTATTTTTTCTTGTCCCTACGGCGTGGTTGTTGCGTAAGAAGTAA
- a CDS encoding FG-GAP repeat protein, translating into MTEFKLHSISLPSILALFTIFFSINCQRLTLNNPCDPGSDSYLSTLLLSSSAQGPVPYCGFRIQTPIKLWESQAYLKAPNAEASDVFGYAVAISGDTIVVGAVGEASNETTITNGEGASSDNSLGLAGAVYVFQRTGSTWSQQAYIKAPNAEASDQFGISVAIDGDTIVVGANLEDSNQTTITNGPTASGDNSASNAGAVYVFKRTGSTWAQEAYIKPSNIEAGDQFGFPVAISGDTIVVGSYLEDSNQTSITNGPTASGNNSFTDSGAIYVFHRSGSTWSQEAYIKPSNVETQDFFGKGLAISGDTIVAGANLEDSNQTTITNGGTASSNNGATSAGAAYVYQRTGSTWVEQAYLKAPNADAGDQFGEDVAINKDTIVVAAFAEASNQITITNGQTASSDNSATNVGAAYVFKRTGSTWTHEAYLKAPNAKADEYFGTSLAIEGDTIAVGVLYEDSSQRTVTNGPTISIDNASPRSGAIFVYGRTGSNWALNAYLKAPNADPDDRLGIAIGLSGDTIVAGANQEDSNENTITNGPTASSDNSAVSSGAAYVFIRK; encoded by the coding sequence ATGACAGAATTCAAACTTCACTCGATTTCGCTTCCAAGCATCTTAGCTTTGTTCACAATCTTTTTTTCGATCAATTGCCAGCGATTAACATTGAATAATCCCTGTGATCCGGGATCTGACAGTTATCTCTCGACCCTACTTTTATCATCTTCTGCGCAAGGTCCAGTGCCGTATTGTGGCTTCCGCATCCAAACTCCCATCAAACTTTGGGAAAGCCAAGCCTATCTAAAAGCTCCGAATGCAGAAGCAAGTGACGTATTTGGATATGCTGTTGCCATTTCTGGAGATACGATTGTTGTCGGAGCTGTCGGAGAAGCAAGTAACGAAACTACAATTACGAATGGAGAAGGTGCCAGTAGCGATAACTCTCTGGGTTTAGCGGGTGCTGTTTATGTATTCCAAAGGACTGGTTCCACTTGGAGCCAACAAGCATATATCAAAGCACCCAATGCCGAAGCAAGTGACCAATTTGGTATCAGCGTCGCTATTGATGGAGACACGATTGTCGTTGGTGCCAATTTGGAAGATAGCAATCAAACGACCATTACCAATGGTCCTACTGCAAGTGGGGACAATTCTGCATCAAATGCTGGGGCAGTTTATGTATTCAAACGGACTGGTTCCACTTGGGCCCAAGAAGCTTATATCAAACCGTCTAACATAGAAGCAGGTGATCAATTTGGATTTCCTGTAGCGATCTCTGGTGATACCATTGTCGTGGGATCGTATTTGGAGGATAGCAACCAAACATCCATTACCAATGGTCCTACAGCAAGTGGAAACAACTCGTTTACAGATTCTGGGGCCATCTATGTATTCCATAGGTCGGGTTCCACCTGGTCCCAAGAGGCTTATATCAAACCTTCCAATGTAGAAACCCAAGATTTTTTCGGAAAAGGATTAGCCATTTCAGGCGACACCATAGTAGCAGGTGCCAATCTAGAAGATAGTAACCAAACAACCATTACCAACGGTGGAACTGCAAGTAGCAATAATGGTGCGACTAGTGCTGGCGCCGCATACGTATACCAAAGAACTGGTTCCACTTGGGTAGAACAAGCCTACCTCAAAGCTCCCAATGCAGATGCTGGCGATCAATTTGGCGAGGATGTTGCCATTAATAAAGATACAATTGTTGTCGCCGCTTTTGCCGAGGCTAGCAATCAGATCACGATCACAAACGGGCAAACTGCGAGTTCCGATAACTCCGCAACCAATGTAGGTGCAGCATATGTTTTCAAGAGGACGGGATCTACCTGGACCCATGAAGCTTATCTCAAAGCACCAAACGCAAAAGCAGACGAATATTTTGGCACCTCACTCGCCATCGAGGGGGATACGATTGCTGTCGGTGTCCTTTATGAAGATAGTAGCCAGAGGACAGTGACAAATGGACCAACGATCAGCATCGATAACGCTTCACCTCGGTCTGGTGCCATTTTTGTTTATGGTAGGACAGGATCCAATTGGGCCTTGAATGCATATCTCAAAGCACCAAATGCTGATCCAGATGACCGACTCGGAATTGCAATTGGACTTTCTGGGGATACGATTGTTGCGGGAGCAAACCAAGAAGATAGCAATGAAAATACAATCACGAATGGACCTACAGCCAGTTCGGATAACTCTGCTGTATCTTCCGGTGCCGCCTATGTTTTTATTAGAAAATAA
- a CDS encoding glycoside hydrolase family 1 protein: protein MSKSFELPKDFLLGSATAATQIEGGDTNNNWYHWSLAGKVGKGESSFTGADHYARYVEDVNLLSKLNQECYRMSIEWSRIQPAEGEWSKDAVEHYRDEFRLLLEVGIKPLVTLHHFSCPEWFQKKGGWLGKDAVKEFLDFVEFAVKQFGDLVSEWCTINEPNVFANDSYVDGKYPPGSYGDIPAYLKVTRRLILAHLKSYKLIHKIRTESNFIGPTKVGFAHHLAIFSPLTSHPLARLGCFLSDYLFHEIQTKGFVEGKLSFPIGFGYPEGKGVFCDFIGINYYSRHLFKVSYNPGNLFAVPMVDPQCPDSRKNDLGWEIYPEGLSFVCHRIWDQYKLPIYITENGIPDEKDEKREKYIFDHLAEIRRLLDEGVSVQRYYYWSFLDNLEWNDGYGPKFGLVEVDYNSMKRRIRKSGLRYAEICKTKKVSFHS from the coding sequence ATGTCTAAAAGTTTTGAACTTCCAAAAGATTTTTTATTGGGTTCGGCAACTGCAGCGACACAGATTGAAGGAGGGGATACCAATAACAATTGGTATCATTGGTCTTTGGCTGGTAAAGTAGGGAAAGGTGAGTCCAGTTTTACTGGAGCAGATCATTACGCACGTTATGTGGAAGATGTAAACCTTCTTTCAAAACTCAATCAAGAATGTTATCGGATGAGTATTGAATGGAGTCGGATCCAACCTGCTGAAGGCGAATGGTCCAAGGATGCAGTGGAACATTATCGTGATGAGTTTCGACTACTTTTGGAAGTCGGGATCAAACCTCTTGTGACTCTGCATCATTTTTCTTGCCCCGAATGGTTTCAGAAAAAGGGCGGATGGTTAGGAAAAGATGCAGTGAAAGAATTTCTTGATTTTGTTGAATTTGCAGTAAAACAGTTTGGTGATCTTGTTTCTGAGTGGTGTACCATAAACGAACCAAATGTATTTGCTAATGATAGTTATGTGGATGGTAAATATCCTCCCGGAAGTTATGGAGATATCCCCGCATATTTAAAAGTCACTCGGAGACTAATCTTGGCTCACCTGAAATCCTATAAACTCATTCATAAAATCCGAACAGAATCTAATTTTATTGGACCAACGAAAGTTGGATTTGCGCACCATCTTGCCATTTTTTCACCTCTAACTTCTCATCCTTTGGCCCGTCTTGGTTGTTTTCTGAGCGATTATCTTTTTCACGAAATCCAAACAAAGGGATTTGTCGAAGGAAAGTTATCTTTCCCCATTGGATTCGGTTATCCGGAAGGTAAGGGTGTGTTTTGTGATTTCATTGGAATCAATTATTATTCCCGCCATCTTTTCAAAGTTAGTTACAATCCAGGAAATTTATTTGCCGTACCAATGGTTGATCCTCAGTGTCCTGATTCTCGAAAAAATGACTTGGGTTGGGAGATTTATCCGGAAGGTCTGTCATTCGTTTGTCATCGAATTTGGGATCAATACAAACTTCCGATTTACATTACTGAAAATGGGATTCCTGATGAAAAAGACGAAAAGAGAGAAAAATACATTTTTGATCATTTAGCAGAGATTCGTCGGCTTTTGGATGAAGGTGTGTCTGTTCAAAGGTATTATTACTGGTCATTTTTAGACAATCTTGAGTGGAATGATGGGTACGGACCAAAATTTGGACTTGTTGAAGTAGATTATAACAGTATGAAACGGAGAATTCGAAAAAGTGGGCTCCGTTATGCGGAAATATGCAAAACTAAAAAAGTGTCTTTCCATTCATAA
- a CDS encoding DUF2461 domain-containing protein, which yields MKISKTVLSFLTELKLNNNRNWFLENKDRYVAIQNELVLMTGYLLAGIEKFDKSVQGVDPKSCIFRIYKDVRFSKDKSPYKTHIGIFLRGGNKKIDGTGYYLHIEPDHSLVGGGCYGPDPKSLHKIRERMISDTKRFKSILDDRKFVQDFGTEFYAEKLKTAPKGFAKDHPLIELLKYKGFAVAKKIKNSELTSDQFLNETLKSYRNIYPLNQFLEKAMEQK from the coding sequence ATGAAAATTAGCAAAACTGTTTTAAGTTTTTTAACTGAGTTAAAATTGAATAACAACAGAAACTGGTTTCTTGAAAACAAAGATCGTTATGTTGCCATTCAGAATGAATTAGTATTAATGACGGGATACCTTTTGGCAGGAATTGAAAAGTTCGACAAAAGTGTACAAGGAGTTGATCCAAAATCATGCATCTTTCGCATCTATAAAGACGTTCGGTTTTCGAAAGACAAAAGTCCTTATAAAACTCACATTGGGATATTTTTGAGAGGTGGGAATAAGAAAATTGATGGCACCGGTTATTATCTTCACATAGAACCAGATCATTCGTTAGTCGGTGGGGGTTGTTATGGACCTGATCCAAAATCACTACATAAAATAAGGGAACGAATGATCAGTGATACAAAAAGGTTCAAATCAATTTTAGATGATCGTAAATTTGTTCAGGATTTTGGCACGGAATTTTATGCAGAAAAATTAAAGACGGCACCCAAAGGATTTGCAAAAGATCATCCACTGATTGAGCTCTTAAAATACAAAGGATTTGCTGTTGCCAAAAAAATAAAAAATTCGGAATTAACTTCCGACCAATTTTTAAACGAAACTTTAAAATCGTACCGTAATATATATCCATTAAACCAGTTTTTGGAAAAGGCAATGGAACAAAAATAG
- a CDS encoding nuclear transport factor 2 family protein, with protein MNVHENKKIVIDFFRHLNERNLKEAFELLDDDLHWWIVGTIPVSGDYDFKKITFGFKMIFRAFENFQFTLKELTGEEERVSLVAESHGIRKSTGKHYNNQYHFLFTLHQGKIRKVKEFFDTVHALWVESPEN; from the coding sequence ATGAATGTACATGAAAACAAAAAAATCGTTATCGATTTTTTTAGACACTTGAATGAACGAAATTTGAAAGAGGCATTCGAATTATTAGATGATGACTTACATTGGTGGATTGTTGGAACCATACCTGTTTCAGGCGATTACGACTTTAAAAAGATAACATTTGGCTTTAAAATGATCTTCCGTGCATTTGAGAACTTCCAGTTTACTTTGAAAGAACTGACGGGAGAAGAGGAACGAGTGAGCCTAGTTGCCGAATCACACGGAATTAGAAAGTCTACTGGGAAACATTATAACAACCAATATCATTTTCTATTTACTTTGCACCAAGGTAAGATACGGAAGGTAAAAGAGTTTTTTGATACAGTCCATGCATTGTGGGTAGAAAGTCCGGAGAACTAA
- a CDS encoding (4Fe-4S)-binding protein encodes MDNEIIKKYSNEDITVVWKPNVCIHSTICFKGLPGVFDRKRKPLPSFEGNSFRKKTQ; translated from the coding sequence ATGGATAATGAAATAATTAAGAAATATTCAAATGAAGACATAACAGTTGTTTGGAAACCAAATGTTTGCATTCATTCCACCATCTGTTTTAAAGGATTGCCAGGAGTGTTCGATCGAAAAAGAAAACCACTGCCTTCTTTCGAAGGCAATTCATTCAGAAAAAAAACTCAATGA
- a CDS encoding SIP domain-containing protein — MSKKSSLFKRILKSVFSIFLTQTKISKIERLTNTFVLIEMSGKKLKESKWVPGGKVQIDVGNFTYRTYTPINVDKVEGKLSLLCYHRNESPASHWINALKVGNPCEVFGPRESLDFSNLEGDAILFGDETSFGIAKVLQNKVGKKSNIFFELTSVETSKETLEKLGVTGQRMIERSPDSSHLQKIAKEISDHISQISDTKIFLTGRASSIQQVRNYLKNSGIPTNKIKVRAYWADGKIGLD, encoded by the coding sequence ATGTCGAAAAAAAGTTCATTATTCAAACGTATTCTAAAATCCGTCTTCAGTATTTTTTTAACCCAAACCAAAATTTCAAAAATAGAACGGCTAACGAACACTTTTGTTCTCATCGAAATGTCTGGAAAAAAATTAAAAGAATCAAAATGGGTGCCTGGTGGCAAAGTGCAGATCGATGTCGGAAATTTTACATACCGTACTTACACTCCCATTAACGTTGATAAAGTCGAAGGCAAACTTTCGTTATTATGTTATCATCGTAATGAAAGTCCAGCTTCCCATTGGATCAATGCCTTAAAAGTTGGTAACCCTTGCGAAGTTTTTGGCCCTCGTGAGTCATTGGATTTTTCAAATCTTGAGGGAGATGCCATCCTATTCGGCGACGAAACTTCTTTTGGTATTGCGAAGGTTCTGCAAAACAAAGTTGGAAAAAAATCTAATATATTTTTTGAGCTGACTTCAGTAGAAACAAGTAAAGAAACTCTAGAAAAATTAGGAGTTACGGGACAAAGAATGATAGAACGATCCCCTGATAGTTCACATCTCCAAAAAATTGCAAAAGAAATTTCGGACCACATCTCACAGATCTCCGATACGAAGATTTTTTTAACCGGACGGGCAAGTTCTATCCAACAAGTCAGAAACTATTTGAAAAATTCCGGCATCCCAACTAACAAAATAAAAGTTCGTGCCTACTGGGCAGATGGAAAGATCGGCCTGGACTAG
- a CDS encoding AgmX/PglI C-terminal domain-containing protein: MKKTIPFQKEILLVMVTTLLWIVVYLLFLRPISHNDSRSRTSNQVDARGLTPYHKREVNLTIAKHKKKIQNCYNDYLKSKPQREEGKIQFDWQIEPDGDPTKVELIHSDFSSNILTECIQNEIGSWEFPPPTERSNNTYVEYTFHFKKEETLSK, encoded by the coding sequence ATGAAAAAAACCATTCCATTCCAAAAAGAAATCCTTCTCGTTATGGTAACAACTCTTCTATGGATCGTAGTATATCTCCTTTTCCTCCGTCCCATCTCACATAATGATTCCCGTTCTCGAACATCAAACCAAGTAGACGCACGAGGTCTCACCCCTTATCACAAACGAGAAGTGAATCTAACCATCGCCAAACACAAAAAAAAGATTCAAAATTGTTATAATGACTATTTAAAATCAAAACCTCAACGAGAAGAAGGAAAAATTCAGTTTGATTGGCAGATAGAACCAGACGGAGATCCAACCAAAGTAGAACTCATTCATTCTGATTTCTCCTCAAACATTCTAACCGAATGCATTCAGAATGAAATTGGTTCCTGGGAATTTCCACCACCAACAGAAAGATCAAATAACACGTATGTTGAATATACCTTTCATTTTAAAAAAGAAGAAACTCTGTCTAAATAG